CGACCAGGGCGGCGAGTGCGACCTGCAGGACCAGGCCATGGCCTTCGGCTATGACCGCAGCCGCTACCGCGAGCCCAAGCGCGGCGTGACCGACAAGGATTTCGGGCCGCTGATCAAGACTGCGATGACCCGCTGCATCCAATGCACGCGCTGCATCCGCTTCTCGACCGAGATCGCCGGCGTCCAGATGATGGGCGCGGCCGGCCGCGGCGAACATATGGAAGTCATTACCTATGTCGGCGAAGCGATCAATTCCGAGCTCTCCGGCAATCTGATCGACATCTGCCCGGTAGGCGCGCTGCTCTCCAAGCCCTATGCCTTCAGCGCCCGGCCCTGGGAGTTGGTGAAGACCGAATCCATCGATGTGCTCGACGCCGTCGGCAGCGCCATCCGGATCGACAGCCGCGGCCGCGAGGTCATGCGCGTGCTGCCGCGCCTCAACGAGGCGGTCAACGAGGAATGGATCGCGGACAAGACCCGCTTCGCCTGCGACGGGCTGAAGCGCCAGCGGCTCGACCGGCCCTATCTGCGCCAGGGCGGCAAGCTGGTGCCCGTGAGCTGGACCGAAGCCTTCGACGCCATCGCCAAGCGCCTGGACGGCGTACCCGGCGCGCGCATTGCCGCGATCGCCGGGGATCTGTCCGACCTTGAATCCATGTATGCGCTGAAAGGCCTGATGGGGGCGCTGGGCTCGGCCAACATCGATTGCCGGCAGGACGGCGCCGCCATCGATCCCTCGACCCGCGCCGGCTATCTCTTCAATTCCGGCATCGCCGGGATCGAGCAGTCGGACCTCTGCCTGCTGATCGGCACCAACCCGCGCTGGGAAGCGCCGCTCATCAATGCCCGGCTGCGCAAGCGCCATGTCATGGGCAATTTCAAGATCGCCTCGATCGGGCCCGCCACCAACCTGACCTATCCGGTCGAGACGCTCGGCGCCGGCCCCGACACGCTGGCCGCCATCGTCGAGGGACGCCATCCCTTCGCGGAACGCCTCAAGGCCGCCAAGAAGCCGATGCTGATCCTGGGGCAGGGGGCGCTGACGCGCGCCGACGGCCCCGCGATCCTGGCGCTCGCGCGCCAGCTGGCCGAGAACGCCAGCATGGTCCGCGAGGACTGGAACGGCTTCAACATGCTCCACACCGCGGCAGCGCGGGTGGGGGCGCTCGATATCGGCTTCGTGCCGGGCTCGGGCGGGCGCGACGTGAAGGAGATCATGGAAGGCGCCGCGAGCGGCGCCATCGACGTGGTCTATCTCCTGGGCGCCGACGAGATCGACATGAACCGCCTAGGCAAGGCCTTCGTGATCTATCAGGGCCATCACGGCGATGCCGGCGCCCACCGCGCCGACGTCATCCTGCCGGGCGCGGCTTATCCCGAGAAGAACGCGACCTACGTCAACACGGAGGGGCGGGTGCAGCAGGCACGGCTCGCCACCTTCGCGCCGGGCGATGCGTGCGAGGATTGGACCATCCTCCGGGCGCTCTCCGACCGGCTCGGCCGCAAGCTGCCCTTCGACAGCCTCGACCAGCTGCGCCAGCAGCTCTTCAAGCAGTTCCCGGACCTCGCGGCGCTCGACGGGAAGCCGACGGCGGCCTGGGGCCCATTCGGCAAGGCCGGCAGCGTTGACAACGCGCCGTTCCGTCTGCCCATCGACAATTTCTATATGACCGACCCGATCAGCCGCGCCTCGGCCACCATGGCGGCCTGCAGCGCGGCCTTCCTGAACGGATCGGAAGGCAAGACGGGCACCCATGACTGATTTCTTCATCAATTATCTCGGGCTTTATCTCGGCACCTTTGTCGCCCTGGTGCTGCTGATCCTCTTCATCGTGGTGCCCTTGTTGGGAGCGGTCGCCTATCTGACCTATGCGGAGCGCAAGGTGATGGCGGCGATGCAGCTGCGCCGCGGCCCCAATGTGGTCGGCCCCTTCGGCCTGGGGCAGCCAATCGCCGACGGGCTGAAGCTGCTGTTCAAGGAAACCATCATCCCGACCGGCGCCAACCGCGTGGTGTTCATCGCGGCGCCGATGCTGACCTTCATCCTGGCGCTGGTCGCCTGGGCGGTGATTCCGTTCGATGAAGGCATGGTGCTCGCCAACATCAATGTCGGCATCCTCTATCTTTTCGCGATCTCCTCGCTCGGCGTCTATGGCATCGTCATGGCGGGTTGGGCCAGCAACTCGAAATACCCCTTCCTGGGCGCGCTGCGATCGGCGGCGCAGATGGTCTCCTACGAGGTCTCGATCGGCTTCGTGATCGTGACGGTGCTGCTCTGCGTGGGCTCGCTCAATCTCTCGGCCATCGTCGACGCGCAGCGAACGGTGTGGTTTTGCATCCCGCTGTTCCCGATGTTCGTGATCTTTTTCATCTCGGCCCTGGCGGAAACCAACCGCGCCCCCTTCGATCTGCCGGAATCGGAATCCGAACTGGTGGCGGGATATTTCTCCGAATATTCGTCGATGACCTTCGCGCTCTTCTTCCTCGGCGAATATGCCAACATGATCCTGATGAGCGCCTCGACCACGGTGCTCTTCCTCGGCGGCTGGCTGCCGCCGGTGGGGATCGCGCCCTTCACCTGGATTCCGGGCTGGATCTGGTTCTTCCTGAAGATCTCGCTGGTCCTGTTCGGCTTCCTCTGGGTCCGCGCCACCTTCCCGCGCTACCGCTACGACCAGCTGATGCGGCTGGGCTGGAAGGTCTTTCTGCCGTTCACGCTGTTCTGGGTGGTGCTGACGGCCGGCGTCCTGGTGACGTTCGGCTGGCTGCCCCATCACGGTTGAGGAGCCGGGAGAGGGGCGTTCCGCCCTCGGGTCCCGGGTTCTCGAGAGTTAGAGAGAGGATTGTCTCATGTCCGTCCTGCAACGCAGCGCCAAGTCCCTGCTGCTGTCCGAGCTGCTCTCGGGCCTTGGACTGACTTTCCGCTACATGTTCCGCCCGCGGGTCACGATCAATTATCCCTATGAGAAGGGTCCGCTCAGCCCGCGCTTCCGGGGCGAGCATGCGCTGCGCCGCTATCCGAACGGCGAAGAGCGCTGCATCGCCTGCAAGCTCTGTGAGGCGATCTGCCCGGCCCAGGCCATCACCATCGAGGGCGAGCCCCGGGACGACGGCAGCCGGCGCACCACGCGCTACGACATCGACATGACCAAATGCATCTACTGCGGCCTCTGCCAGGAGGCCTGCCCGGTCGATGCCATCGTCGAGGGCCCGAACTACGAGTTCGCGACGGAGACCCATGAGGAGCTGCTCTACAACAAGCAGAAGCTGCTCGAGAACGGCGATCGGTGGGAGTCGCAGCTCGCGGCCAACATCATCGCCGATGCGCCTTATCGGTGAGAGGGAAGATGTCCAAGACCGAGTTTTCCCCCTCCGTGGCCCTCCCCTTCGAGGGGGGAGGGGATAAGAGGAGCAGTTTTATTTCCTCCCCCTGCAAGGGGAAGGGTGAGGGAGGGGGCTGCGCCGCTGCCCGCCGCCCGGCCGCCCAGACCAGGACCCGCCCATGATCGTCCAATCGCTCGCCTTCTATCTCTTCGCGGCCATCACGCTGGCTTCCGGCGTGATGGTGATCGCGTCGCGCAACCCGGTCCATTCGGTGTTGTTCCTGATCCTGGCCTTCTTCAACTCGGCCGGCCTCTTCATCCTGATGGGCGCCGAGTTCCTGGCCATGATCCTGATCGTGGTCTATGTCGGCGCCGTCGCCGTGCTGTTCCTGTTCGTCGTCATGATGCTCGATATCAATTTCGCCGAGCTCCGCAGCGGTTTCGCGACCTATCTCCCGATCGGCGGCTTCATCGGGCTGATCCTGGTGGCTGAGCTGCTGATCGTGGTCGGCGCCTGGGTGATCGCACCGGGGGCACCGCAGGCGTCGGTTTCACCCACGCCCTCGGGCGTGACCAACACCCATGCCCTGGGGCAGGTGCTCTATACCGACTATTTCTACCTGTTCCAGACGGCGGGCCTGATCCTGCTGGTCGCCATGGTCGGCGCCATCGTGCTGACGCTCCGCCGTCGCGACGTGCGCCGGCAGTCGATCTCGCGCCAGGTGTCGCGCCGGGCCTCGGAAACGCTTGAAGTCAAGGACGTGCCGACGGGGAGCGGCGTCTAAGCCATGCAGATCGGTCTCAGTCATTATCTTGCCGTCGCCGCGATCCTGTTCGCGCTGGGCTTCTTCGGCATTTTCCTCAACCGGAAGAACGTGATCATCATCCTGATGTCGATCGAGCTGATGCTGCTGGCCGTCAATATCAACCTGGTTTCGTTCTCGGTCTTCCTCAACGACATGGTCGGCCAGGTCTTCGCCATGTTCGTGTTGACGGTCGCGGCGGCCGAGGCGGCGATCGGCCTGGCGATCCTGGTGGTCTATTTCCGCAACCGGGGATCGATCGCCGTCGAAGACATCAACATGATGAAGGGTTGAGCGGCCATGGATGTCGCTATCGTCTTCCTGCCGCTTCTGGCCGCGGTCATCGCCGGCTGTTTCGGCCGGCTGATCGGGGATCGCGCCTCGCAATTCGTGACCTGCGGCGCGCTGCTGATCTCAGCCGTCCTGGCGGGCTTCGTGTTTGTCGACGTGGCGTTCGACGGCAATGTGCGCACCACCGAGCTCTTCACCTGGTTCAAGTCGGGCGAGTTCACCACGTCCTGGACGATCCATGTCGACACGCTCACCGCCGTCATGCTGGTGGTGGTGACCGGTGTCTCCTCGATGGTCCATGTCTATTCGGTCGGCTACATGGCCGAAGACAGCTCGATTCCGCGCTTCATGGCCTATCTCAGCCTCTTCACTTTCTTCATGCTGATGCTGGTGACGGCCAGCGACTTCATGCAGCTGTTCTTCGGCTGGGAAGGGGTGGGGCTCTGCTCCTACCTGCTGATCGGCTTCTGGTACGACCGGCCCGCGGCCAATGCCGCGGCGATCAAGGCCTTCATCGTCAACCGGGTCGGCGATTTCGGTTTCGCGCTCGGCATCATGGGCGTGTTCCTGGTGTTCCGGTCGGTCGACTTCGCCACCGTCTTCGGCGCCGCGCCGTCGATGGTCGGCACCTCGATCGACTTCCTCGGCATGAAGGTGGACACCATGACCACCCTCTGCCTGCTGCTGTTCGTGGGCGCCATGGGCAAGTCGGCGCAACTCGGGCTCCATACCTGGCTGCCGGACGCGATGGAAGGCCCGACCCCGGTCTCGGCCCTGATCCATGCCGCCACCATGGTGACGGCCGGCGTCTTCATGGTCTGCCGTCTCTCGCCGATGTTCGAGCTGGCGCCTCATGCGCTGGCCGTCGTCACCATCGTCGGCGCCTCGACCGCGATCTTCGCCGCGACCATCGGGCTCTGCCAGAACGACATCAAGCGCGTCATCGCCTATTCGACCTGCAGCCAGCTCGGCTACATGTTCTTCGCCGCCGGCGTCTCGGCCTACGGCGCGGCGATGTTCCACCTCTTCACCCACGCCTTCTTCAAGGCGCTGCTGTTCCTCGGCTCCGGCTCCGTGATCCACGCCATGCATCACGAGCAGGACATGCGCAAGATGGGCGGGATCTGGAAGCTGATCCCGATCACCTATGCCCTGATGTGGATCGGCAGCCTGGCGCTCGCCGGCATCGGTATCCCGGGCGTGTTCGGCTTCGCCGGCTTCTACTCCAAGGACATCATGGTGGAGTCGGCCTGGGCGGCCCACAGCGGGGTGGGGCAATATGCCTTCTGGCTCGGCATCGCCGCGGCGCTGATGACCGCCTTCTATTCATGGCGCCTGCTGCTCATGACCTTCCATGGCAAGCCGCATGCGGACCATCACACCATGGAGCATGTCCATGAATCGCCCTGGGTGATGCTGGTACCGCTGTTCGTGCTGGCGATCGGCGCCACCTTCGGCGGCATCGTCTTCTATGATTACTTCGTCGGCCACCACATGGCCGCGTTCTGGGGCGGCTCCCTGAAGGTTCTCGAAGGCCACGACACGATCGAGGCGGCCCATGAATCGCCGCTCTGGGTCGAGTTGGCGCCTCTGGCGATGGGCCTCGTCGGCATCGCGCTCGCCTATCTGTTCTACAGCTTGCGGCCGGAGCTGCCGGCGACGATGGTGCGGAATTTCGGCGCGATCTACCGCTTCCTCTACAACAAGTGGTATTTCGACGAGCTCTACGACTTCCTGTTCGTTCGTCCGGCGCATTATCTCGCCTATGGCCTCTGGAAACAGGGCGATGGCGCGTTGATCGACGGGCTGGGGCCCGACGGCGTCTCGGCCGTGACCCGGAATCTGGCCCGGCGGGCCGGACGGCTCCAGTCCGGTTACGTCTATCACTACGCGTTCGTCATGCTGATCGGCGTGGTCCTGTTCATCACCTGGTATCTCTTCGTGCAGGCGCGCTAGATCATGTTCAGCGGTCTCCCCATCCTCTCGCTCGTCACGTTCCTGCCGCTGGTAGGGGCCTTCTTCATTTTTCTGATCCGCGGCGAGCCCGAGGTCGTCGCGCGCAATGCCCGCAATGTGGCGCTCCTGACCTCGGTCGTGACCTTCCTGCTGTCGCTCGAGCTCTGGTTCGGATTCGACCGCGGCAGCGCCGACTTCCAGTTCGTCGAGAAGGCCGACTGGATCCCGCAGTTCGGGATCGCCTATCACATGGGCGTGGACGGCATCTCGGTCCTGTTCGTGCTGCTGTCGACCCTGCTGACGCCGATCTGCATCCTGTCGAGCTGGGAAGCCATCACGGTTCGCGTCAAGGAATACATGATCGCGTTCCTTGCGCTCGAGACGCTGATGGTGGGCATGTTCTGCGCCCTCGATTTCGTGGTCTTCTACATGTTCTTCGAAGGCGTCCTGATCCCGATGTTCCTGATCATCGGGATCTGGGGCGGGCCGCGGCGCGTCTATGCTTCCTTCAAGTTCTTCCTCTATACGCTTCTGGGTTCGGTGCTGATGCTGCTGGCGATCCTCGCCATCTATTTCGAGCTGCACACGACCGATATCCCGACCGCCCTGGTTCACCAGTTCGCGCCGTCCCTGCAGACCTGGTTGTGGCTGGCCTTCTTCGCTTCCTTCGCGGTCAAGGTGCCGATGTGGCCGGTCCATACCTGGCTGCCCGATGCCCATGTCGAAGCGCCGACGGCGGGCTCGGTCATTCTGGCGGGCGTCCTGTTGAAGATGGGCGCCTATGGCTTCATCCGTTTTTCGGTCCCCATGCTGCCCGACGGATCGGCCTTTTTCACGCCGCTGATCTATACCCTTTCGTTCATTGCGGTGATCTATGCCTCGCTGGTGGCGCTGGCCCAGGAGGACATGAAGAAGCTGATTGCCTATTCCTCCGTGGCTCATATGGGTTTCGTCACGGTCGGCATCTTCACCCTGACCCAGCAGGGCATCGAAGGCGCGCTGTTCCAGATGCTCAGCCACGGCATCGTGTCGAGCGCGCTCTTCTTGTGCGTCGGCGTGGTCTATGACCGCATGCACAGCCGCGAGATCGCGCGCTATGGCGGCCTGGTCCATCGCATGCCCCGCTATGCCGCGGCATTTATGCTCTTCATGCTGGCCTCGGTCGGGCTGCCCGGCACCAGCGGATTCATCGGCGAGTTCCTGGTCATGGTCGGCGCCTTCCAGGCCAGCAGCTGGGTCGCCTTCCTGATCGCGACCGGCATGATCCTGGGCGCCGCCTACATGCTGTGGCTCTATCGGCGCATCATCTTCGGCAAGCTCGAAAAACCCGATCTGCAGTCGATCCTGGATCTGAGCTGGCGCGAGGTCGCCGTCTTCGCGCCGCTGGCGGTGCTGGTGCTCTGGATGGGCATCTACCCCGTCTCCTTCCTGGAGTTCATGTCGCCCACGGTCGAGAAACTGCTGGCCCAGCATCAGGCGGCGTTATCCAGCCCGCCGGCGCCAGGCATGGCGGACATGATCCAGAGTTCCTGGAAGACCTTGACCATGGCCTTGGACTAAGGGGAAGACGCGCATCATGAATCAATCTCTTCTCCTGGCTCTGCCCGAGATCGTGATCGCCGCTTCGGGGCTGCTGCTGCTGATGTTCGGCGTGTTTCGCCGCGGTGTTTCCACCCGCGCCGTCTCCTGGCTGGTGGTCGCGGTCCTGATCGTCGCCACGATCCTGGTGCTGACGGCGCCCGGCCAGACCGGCCATGCGTTCGGTGGCCTGTTCGTCACCGACCGGTATGCCGTCTTCGTCAAGGTTCTGGTGCTGCTGTCGGCCGCGGTCGCGATGATCATGTCGCTGGGCTATATCGAGCGCGAGCAGATGGCGCAATTCGAGTTCCCCGTGCTGCTGCTGTTCTCCACGCTCGGCATGATGCTGATGATTTCGGCCAACGATCTCATCTCGCTCTATGTCGGCCTCGAACTGCAGAGCCTGGCGCTCTATGTGATCGCCGCCTTCCGCCGCGACACGATCCGCTCCACCGAGGCAGGCCTCAAATATTTCGTTCTCAGCGCCCTCAGCTCCGCCATGCTGCTCTATGGCAGCTCGCTGATCTATGGTTTCGCCGGCACGACGAAATTCGACGGACTGGCCACGCTGCTCGCCGGACTGGGAGGGGCGCAGCCTTCGCTGGGCCTGATCGTCGGGCTCGTGTTCCTGATTGCGGGACTGGCCTTCAAGGTCTCGGCGTTTCCCTTCCATATGTGGACGCCCGACGTCTATGAAGGGGCGCCGACGCCGGTGACCGCCTTCTTCTCCATGGCGCCCAAAGTTGCCGCCATCGGCCTTTTCGGCCGCGTGCTGATCGGACCGTTCGGGTCGGCGATCGGCGATTGGCAGCAGATCATCTGGTTCATCTCCTTCGCCTCGATGGCGTTCGGCGCGGTCGCGGCCATCAATCAGCGCAACATCAAACGGCTGATGGCCTACAGCTCGATCGCCAATGTCGGCTACGCCCTGGTGGGCCTCGCCGCAGGAACGCCCGAAGGCCTCAGCGGCATGCTGATCTACATGGCGATCTATGTCGTGATGAATGCAGGCGCCTTCGCCGTCATCCTGGCGATGCGCCAGCAGGGCCGCATGGTCGAGGGTCTCTCGGACCTGGCCGGCTTGGGCAAGACCCAGCCGCTGGTGGCGGCATCGTTCGCGATCTACATGTTCTCGCTGGCCGGCATTCCGCCGCTGGCGGGCTTCTTCGGGAAATTCTTCGTCTTCCGGGCCGCGATCAATGCCGGACTCTATTGGCTTGCGGTCCTGGGCGTGCTGGCAAGCGTGGTGGGCGCCTTCTATTACATCCGCATCGTCAAGATCATGTATTTCGACGAGCCGCGCGAAGGCTTCGACAAGCCGGTGGAATGGGAGCTGGCGGGGGTCCTGACCGTGTCGGCCCTGGCCCTTCTCCTCTTCTTCCTTCTGCCCTTGCCGCTGCTGGCCGGGGCCGATACGGCCGCGGCCGCGCTGTTCCACGGATGACGCTGGGCCGTCCCGCACTCCCCGATTTCTTCCGCCTCCACGCCCACGAGACCATCGGCAGCACGATGGAGGAATGCCGGCGCCTGGCCGCCGAGGGGGCGCCCGAGGGTAGCCTGGTCTGGGCGGGCGAGCAGACGGCGGGGCGCGGACGGCGGGGGCGGGGCTGGGCCTCGCCGCCGGGCAATCTCTATCTCTCGCTGCTGCTGCGCCCCGGCCTGCCGCCGGCCGACGGCGCCAAGCTCGGTTTCGTGGCCTCGCTCGCCATGGGCGGGGCCCTGGCGGGCCTGCTGCCGCGGAGCGAAGAGCGGGTGCGGCTCAAATGGCCCAATGACCTGCTGATCGACGGCCGCAAGACGGCCGGCATCCTGCTGGAGGGGCAGCCGGGGCCGGAGGGGCGGCTGGCCTGGGTCATCCTCGGCATCGGGGTCAATGTGGCGAGTTTCCCGTCCGATACGCCCTACCAGGCGACCTCGCTGACGGCCGCCGGCGGCCCCGCCGACCCGGCCCTGCTGCTGGCGGGTTTTGCCGCGCGTTTCCCGGGATGTTACGACTCCTTCCGCCGGGAGGGCTTCGGGCCGACCCGGGCCGCCTGGATGAGCCGCGCGGCCGGGATCGGGCAGCCGATCGAAGTGAGGCTGGAGCAGGAGACCGTCGCGGGACGATTCTCGACCCTCGACGAGGAGGGCCGGCTCTGGCTCGACCTGCCCGACGGCAGCCGGCGCAGCTTCACCGCCGGCGACGTGTTCTTCCCGGGCCTTTGAACGGAAACCTTGAAAGCACCGCCATGCTGCTCGCCGTCAACGCCAACAACACCAACGTGAAATTCGCCGTCTATGACGGCGAGGCGCTGCGCGGCGACTGGCGGCTCCATACCAACCCGGCGCGTACTGCCGACGAATATCTGGTCTGGCTCAATCAGCTGATGGGCCTTTCGGGGCTCAGCATCAAGGATATCGACGGCACAGTCATCGCCACCGTGGTGCCGCCCACGCTCTTCAATCTGCGCCAGCTCTGCGACCGGCATTTCCACACCAAGCCCCTCATCGTCGGGGAGCCGGGAGTCGAGCTCGGCATCAAGGTCCTGGTGGATCGTCCCCAGGAAGTGGGCGCCGACCGGCTCGCCAACGCCGTCGGCGGGCATCTGCTGTTTCCGGACGAGGCGATCGTCGTGGTCGATTTCGGCACCGCCACCACCTTCGACGTGATCGCGGAATCCGGAGACTATTGCGGCGGCGCGATCGCGCCCGGGATCAATCTCAGCCTCGAGGCGCTTCACGGCGCCACCGCCAAGCTGCCGCGCATCGCCGTCGAGAAGCCGCCGCGCGTCATCGGCAAGGACACGCTGGGGGCCATGCAATCCGGCATCTATTGGGGCTATATCAGCCTGATCGAAGGTGTCGTCGCCCGCATCCGTGAGGAATGGGGCAAGCCCATGCGCGTGATCGCCACCGGCGGCCTCGCGCCGCTGTTCCATGGTAGCACCCCCGTCATCGAGCGGCTCGAGCCGGAGATCACCATGCGCGGCCTGGTCGAGATCTATCGCCGCAACGACGGGCGCCGCAACGCCGGGCGCCGATGATCGATCCACCGCGCGCCGACGAGCTCCTGTTCCTGCCCTTGGGCGGAGCCGGGGAGATCGGCATGAACCTCACGCTGTACGGCCATGACGGCAAATGGCTGATGGTCGATCTGGGCGTCACCTTCGGCGACGACGCCACGCCCGGGATCGAGGTCATCATGCCCGATCCGACCTTCATCGAGGACCATGCCGACCGGCTGGCGGGGCTGGTCCTGACGCATGCCCATGAGGACCATATCGGCGCCGTGCC
The nucleotide sequence above comes from Hypericibacter terrae. Encoded proteins:
- the nuoG gene encoding NADH-quinone oxidoreductase subunit NuoG, with the translated sequence MPKLTIDGQLIEVPAGLTVLQACEIAGAEIPRFCYHERLSVAGNCRMCLVEMEKSPKPIASCAMPVAEGMVIKTDTPLVQKARNGVMEFLLINHPLDCPICDQGGECDLQDQAMAFGYDRSRYREPKRGVTDKDFGPLIKTAMTRCIQCTRCIRFSTEIAGVQMMGAAGRGEHMEVITYVGEAINSELSGNLIDICPVGALLSKPYAFSARPWELVKTESIDVLDAVGSAIRIDSRGREVMRVLPRLNEAVNEEWIADKTRFACDGLKRQRLDRPYLRQGGKLVPVSWTEAFDAIAKRLDGVPGARIAAIAGDLSDLESMYALKGLMGALGSANIDCRQDGAAIDPSTRAGYLFNSGIAGIEQSDLCLLIGTNPRWEAPLINARLRKRHVMGNFKIASIGPATNLTYPVETLGAGPDTLAAIVEGRHPFAERLKAAKKPMLILGQGALTRADGPAILALARQLAENASMVREDWNGFNMLHTAAARVGALDIGFVPGSGGRDVKEIMEGAASGAIDVVYLLGADEIDMNRLGKAFVIYQGHHGDAGAHRADVILPGAAYPEKNATYVNTEGRVQQARLATFAPGDACEDWTILRALSDRLGRKLPFDSLDQLRQQLFKQFPDLAALDGKPTAAWGPFGKAGSVDNAPFRLPIDNFYMTDPISRASATMAACSAAFLNGSEGKTGTHD
- a CDS encoding type III pantothenate kinase gives rise to the protein MLLAVNANNTNVKFAVYDGEALRGDWRLHTNPARTADEYLVWLNQLMGLSGLSIKDIDGTVIATVVPPTLFNLRQLCDRHFHTKPLIVGEPGVELGIKVLVDRPQEVGADRLANAVGGHLLFPDEAIVVVDFGTATTFDVIAESGDYCGGAIAPGINLSLEALHGATAKLPRIAVEKPPRVIGKDTLGAMQSGIYWGYISLIEGVVARIREEWGKPMRVIATGGLAPLFHGSTPVIERLEPEITMRGLVEIYRRNDGRRNAGRR
- a CDS encoding NADH-quinone oxidoreductase subunit M; translation: MFSGLPILSLVTFLPLVGAFFIFLIRGEPEVVARNARNVALLTSVVTFLLSLELWFGFDRGSADFQFVEKADWIPQFGIAYHMGVDGISVLFVLLSTLLTPICILSSWEAITVRVKEYMIAFLALETLMVGMFCALDFVVFYMFFEGVLIPMFLIIGIWGGPRRVYASFKFFLYTLLGSVLMLLAILAIYFELHTTDIPTALVHQFAPSLQTWLWLAFFASFAVKVPMWPVHTWLPDAHVEAPTAGSVILAGVLLKMGAYGFIRFSVPMLPDGSAFFTPLIYTLSFIAVIYASLVALAQEDMKKLIAYSSVAHMGFVTVGIFTLTQQGIEGALFQMLSHGIVSSALFLCVGVVYDRMHSREIARYGGLVHRMPRYAAAFMLFMLASVGLPGTSGFIGEFLVMVGAFQASSWVAFLIATGMILGAAYMLWLYRRIIFGKLEKPDLQSILDLSWREVAVFAPLAVLVLWMGIYPVSFLEFMSPTVEKLLAQHQAALSSPPAPGMADMIQSSWKTLTMALD
- the nuoI gene encoding NADH-quinone oxidoreductase subunit NuoI, whose product is MSVLQRSAKSLLLSELLSGLGLTFRYMFRPRVTINYPYEKGPLSPRFRGEHALRRYPNGEERCIACKLCEAICPAQAITIEGEPRDDGSRRTTRYDIDMTKCIYCGLCQEACPVDAIVEGPNYEFATETHEELLYNKQKLLENGDRWESQLAANIIADAPYR
- a CDS encoding biotin--[acetyl-CoA-carboxylase] ligase; its protein translation is MTLGRPALPDFFRLHAHETIGSTMEECRRLAAEGAPEGSLVWAGEQTAGRGRRGRGWASPPGNLYLSLLLRPGLPPADGAKLGFVASLAMGGALAGLLPRSEERVRLKWPNDLLIDGRKTAGILLEGQPGPEGRLAWVILGIGVNVASFPSDTPYQATSLTAAGGPADPALLLAGFAARFPGCYDSFRREGFGPTRAAWMSRAAGIGQPIEVRLEQETVAGRFSTLDEEGRLWLDLPDGSRRSFTAGDVFFPGL
- the nuoH gene encoding NADH-quinone oxidoreductase subunit NuoH encodes the protein MTDFFINYLGLYLGTFVALVLLILFIVVPLLGAVAYLTYAERKVMAAMQLRRGPNVVGPFGLGQPIADGLKLLFKETIIPTGANRVVFIAAPMLTFILALVAWAVIPFDEGMVLANINVGILYLFAISSLGVYGIVMAGWASNSKYPFLGALRSAAQMVSYEVSIGFVIVTVLLCVGSLNLSAIVDAQRTVWFCIPLFPMFVIFFISALAETNRAPFDLPESESELVAGYFSEYSSMTFALFFLGEYANMILMSASTTVLFLGGWLPPVGIAPFTWIPGWIWFFLKISLVLFGFLWVRATFPRYRYDQLMRLGWKVFLPFTLFWVVLTAGVLVTFGWLPHHG
- the nuoN gene encoding NADH-quinone oxidoreductase subunit NuoN translates to MMNQSLLLALPEIVIAASGLLLLMFGVFRRGVSTRAVSWLVVAVLIVATILVLTAPGQTGHAFGGLFVTDRYAVFVKVLVLLSAAVAMIMSLGYIEREQMAQFEFPVLLLFSTLGMMLMISANDLISLYVGLELQSLALYVIAAFRRDTIRSTEAGLKYFVLSALSSAMLLYGSSLIYGFAGTTKFDGLATLLAGLGGAQPSLGLIVGLVFLIAGLAFKVSAFPFHMWTPDVYEGAPTPVTAFFSMAPKVAAIGLFGRVLIGPFGSAIGDWQQIIWFISFASMAFGAVAAINQRNIKRLMAYSSIANVGYALVGLAAGTPEGLSGMLIYMAIYVVMNAGAFAVILAMRQQGRMVEGLSDLAGLGKTQPLVAASFAIYMFSLAGIPPLAGFFGKFFVFRAAINAGLYWLAVLGVLASVVGAFYYIRIVKIMYFDEPREGFDKPVEWELAGVLTVSALALLLFFLLPLPLLAGADTAAAALFHG
- a CDS encoding NADH-quinone oxidoreductase subunit J, coding for MIVQSLAFYLFAAITLASGVMVIASRNPVHSVLFLILAFFNSAGLFILMGAEFLAMILIVVYVGAVAVLFLFVVMMLDINFAELRSGFATYLPIGGFIGLILVAELLIVVGAWVIAPGAPQASVSPTPSGVTNTHALGQVLYTDYFYLFQTAGLILLVAMVGAIVLTLRRRDVRRQSISRQVSRRASETLEVKDVPTGSGV
- the nuoK gene encoding NADH-quinone oxidoreductase subunit NuoK, translating into MQIGLSHYLAVAAILFALGFFGIFLNRKNVIIILMSIELMLLAVNINLVSFSVFLNDMVGQVFAMFVLTVAAAEAAIGLAILVVYFRNRGSIAVEDINMMKG
- the nuoL gene encoding NADH-quinone oxidoreductase subunit L, with product MDVAIVFLPLLAAVIAGCFGRLIGDRASQFVTCGALLISAVLAGFVFVDVAFDGNVRTTELFTWFKSGEFTTSWTIHVDTLTAVMLVVVTGVSSMVHVYSVGYMAEDSSIPRFMAYLSLFTFFMLMLVTASDFMQLFFGWEGVGLCSYLLIGFWYDRPAANAAAIKAFIVNRVGDFGFALGIMGVFLVFRSVDFATVFGAAPSMVGTSIDFLGMKVDTMTTLCLLLFVGAMGKSAQLGLHTWLPDAMEGPTPVSALIHAATMVTAGVFMVCRLSPMFELAPHALAVVTIVGASTAIFAATIGLCQNDIKRVIAYSTCSQLGYMFFAAGVSAYGAAMFHLFTHAFFKALLFLGSGSVIHAMHHEQDMRKMGGIWKLIPITYALMWIGSLALAGIGIPGVFGFAGFYSKDIMVESAWAAHSGVGQYAFWLGIAAALMTAFYSWRLLLMTFHGKPHADHHTMEHVHESPWVMLVPLFVLAIGATFGGIVFYDYFVGHHMAAFWGGSLKVLEGHDTIEAAHESPLWVELAPLAMGLVGIALAYLFYSLRPELPATMVRNFGAIYRFLYNKWYFDELYDFLFVRPAHYLAYGLWKQGDGALIDGLGPDGVSAVTRNLARRAGRLQSGYVYHYAFVMLIGVVLFITWYLFVQAR